A window of the Butyricimonas virosa genome harbors these coding sequences:
- a CDS encoding zinc metallopeptidase, with translation MAGLPLIWIIFIGFTLLSWLVSHQLQSRFKKYSKIPTANGMTGRDVVEKMLRDNGVQGVKIGSVEGQLTDHYNPTNKTINLSHEVYYGANVAAAAVAAHECGHALQHAQAYSMLQLRSALVPVVSFASHWVQWILLAGIILVDTFPNLLLIGIALFAMTTLFSIITLPVEIDASHRALAWLRNSGITTYESQESAKDALKWAAYTYVIAALSSLATLLYYIMIYLGRRE, from the coding sequence ATGGCAGGATTACCTTTAATTTGGATTATATTTATCGGGTTTACTTTGTTGAGCTGGCTGGTGAGCCATCAATTACAAAGTCGTTTTAAGAAATACTCTAAGATACCTACTGCTAACGGGATGACGGGACGTGACGTGGTGGAGAAAATGTTGCGGGATAACGGGGTGCAAGGCGTAAAAATCGGTAGTGTGGAAGGACAATTGACGGATCACTACAACCCCACGAACAAGACTATTAATTTAAGTCACGAAGTATATTATGGTGCCAATGTGGCAGCCGCCGCTGTCGCTGCTCATGAATGTGGACACGCTTTACAGCATGCTCAAGCGTATAGTATGTTGCAATTACGTTCGGCTCTGGTTCCGGTGGTGAGTTTTGCGTCGCATTGGGTGCAATGGATTTTGTTGGCGGGAATTATTTTGGTCGACACTTTCCCCAATTTATTGTTGATCGGTATAGCTCTTTTTGCGATGACAACTTTGTTTAGTATCATTACTCTGCCAGTCGAGATAGATGCCAGTCACCGGGCTTTGGCTTGGTTACGTAATTCCGGTATCACGACTTATGAATCGCAAGAGAGTGCTAAGGATGCTTTGAAATGGGCTGCGTATACCTATGTGATTGCCGCACTTTCTTCTTTGGCTACCTTATTATATTATATCATGATTTATTTGGGAAGAAGGGAATAA
- a CDS encoding IS3 family transposase, with protein MTEHLCNSLGYSKQAYYKSLRADRGGEERERYVLSIVQDIRRDMPNLGVNKLWNMLGSNGLPVGRDWLYRLLHLHDLMIKQKKYRVITTDSRAWHRQFPNLVKGFRVTRPNQVWVSDITYLSTSAGFVYLSLVTDAYSRRITGWEVHPTLDSSGPVKALCRALATLPSNFSDKLVHHSDRGGQYCSSLYTGILKEHGIQVSVTQDGSPYDNGIAERVNGILKREWLNDMVLRDIDQARMQVERIIGIYNTRRPHMAIGLKVPDQAHRDKKELFARVMY; from the coding sequence GTGACGGAACACCTTTGCAATTCCCTTGGCTACAGCAAGCAGGCTTATTACAAGAGCCTCCGGGCCGATCGTGGAGGCGAGGAACGCGAGCGTTACGTTCTTTCCATCGTCCAGGATATTCGCCGTGACATGCCTAACCTCGGGGTTAATAAATTGTGGAACATGCTGGGGTCTAACGGTCTGCCCGTCGGTCGGGATTGGCTTTATCGTTTGCTTCACCTTCACGATTTAATGATAAAACAGAAGAAGTACCGGGTGATCACGACGGATTCCCGGGCGTGGCATCGCCAGTTCCCGAACCTGGTGAAAGGGTTTCGAGTTACCCGGCCCAACCAGGTATGGGTCAGCGACATCACGTACCTGTCAACGAGTGCCGGTTTCGTGTACCTCTCGCTGGTAACCGACGCTTATTCCCGGCGGATCACGGGCTGGGAAGTTCACCCGACACTGGACTCGTCCGGTCCCGTGAAGGCCTTGTGCCGGGCGTTGGCGACGCTGCCTTCCAACTTTAGCGACAAGCTTGTTCATCACTCGGATCGGGGTGGGCAATACTGCTCCTCGCTGTACACCGGGATTTTGAAAGAACACGGTATTCAAGTGAGCGTGACACAAGATGGCTCTCCTTACGATAACGGTATCGCCGAGAGAGTGAACGGGATTTTGAAACGGGAATGGTTAAACGATATGGTCTTGAGAGATATCGACCAGGCGAGAATGCAAGTGGAGAGAATTATCGGGATATACAACACGAGAAGACCACACATGGCTATCGGGTTGAAAGTTCCTGACCAGGCACACCGCGATAAAAAAGAGTTATTCGCCAGGGTCATGTATTGA
- the metK gene encoding methionine adenosyltransferase, whose translation MGYLFTSESVSEGHPDKVADQISDAVLDKIIAFDPDAKVACETLVTTGQTIVAGEIKTKTYVDVQHIAREVINRIGYTKSEYMFDGNSCGVLSAIHEQSPDINRGVVREDPMEQGAGDQGMMFGYACNETDNYMPLSLELSHLLLYELAQIRKEGQEMTYLRPDSKSQVTIEYGEDNKPVRIHTIVISTQHDEFVKATAPTPDAQLEADAQMVDQIRWDIINILLPRVKRQLPERVQALFDEDLILHVNPTGKFVIGGPHGDTGLTGRKIIVDTYGGKGAHGGGAFSGKDPSKVDRSAAYAARHIAKNMVAAGIADEILIQISYAIGIAQPVGVFVNTYGTARVNLSDAAIAEKITSIFDLRPKAIEERLKLRNPIYQETASYGHMGRTPRIVKKVFTSNYWPTIEKEVELFTWEKLDYIEKVKEAFK comes from the coding sequence ATGGGATATTTATTTACATCTGAATCTGTATCGGAAGGTCACCCCGACAAAGTGGCAGACCAAATTTCCGATGCCGTACTTGACAAAATCATCGCCTTTGACCCGGATGCCAAAGTAGCTTGTGAGACCTTGGTGACCACCGGACAAACCATTGTTGCCGGGGAAATCAAAACCAAAACATACGTAGACGTGCAACATATCGCCCGGGAAGTAATCAATCGTATCGGCTACACGAAAAGCGAATACATGTTCGACGGGAACAGTTGTGGGGTACTGAGCGCCATTCATGAGCAATCTCCCGACATCAACCGCGGAGTCGTTCGGGAAGACCCTATGGAACAGGGAGCCGGAGATCAAGGCATGATGTTCGGTTACGCCTGTAACGAAACGGATAACTACATGCCGCTATCTCTTGAGTTATCACATTTACTATTGTACGAGCTAGCACAAATCCGCAAAGAAGGTCAAGAAATGACTTACCTGCGTCCAGACTCCAAATCGCAAGTAACAATCGAATACGGGGAAGACAATAAACCCGTACGGATTCACACCATCGTGATCTCCACCCAACATGACGAGTTTGTCAAAGCCACGGCACCCACCCCGGATGCACAACTGGAAGCCGATGCTCAAATGGTGGATCAAATACGCTGGGATATCATCAATATCTTGTTGCCAAGAGTGAAACGCCAACTACCGGAACGAGTACAGGCCCTTTTCGACGAAGATCTGATTCTTCACGTGAACCCTACCGGAAAATTCGTGATCGGTGGCCCTCACGGGGATACGGGATTAACTGGAAGAAAAATTATCGTTGACACCTACGGGGGCAAAGGAGCCCACGGGGGAGGTGCTTTCTCCGGGAAAGATCCATCTAAAGTGGACCGTTCTGCCGCTTATGCCGCACGGCACATCGCCAAAAACATGGTTGCTGCCGGAATTGCCGATGAGATACTGATACAGATTTCATACGCTATCGGTATCGCACAACCTGTCGGGGTCTTCGTGAACACTTACGGAACAGCCAGAGTGAACTTAAGTGATGCTGCCATTGCCGAGAAAATCACCTCTATCTTTGATTTGCGCCCGAAAGCCATCGAGGAACGTCTGAAACTCCGCAACCCGATCTATCAAGAAACAGCAAGCTACGGCCATATGGGACGTACTCCCAGAATTGTAAAAAAGGTATTCACCTCGAATTATTGGCCAACCATCGAGAAAGAAGTAGAACTTTTCACGTGGGAGAAACTGGATTACATCGAGAAGGTCAAAGAGGCATTTAAATAA
- a CDS encoding RNA polymerase sigma factor translates to MKSKQITHEEELFHNLFMEYYPSLLSFARYYVKDETIAEDLVQDVFVKMWELREQWKGVENFSAYIYQMVRFRCFNYLRGEKLREEMMRSYKEEKLSIVEINQYIEEEIFRLVNQAMDSLPSTYKQVITLTLEGYRVKEIAEKLNVGEETVKKRKQAAKQVLKEKLGKLYVFLLPLI, encoded by the coding sequence ATGAAAAGTAAACAAATAACACATGAAGAGGAGCTTTTCCATAATTTATTTATGGAGTATTACCCTTCTTTACTTTCTTTTGCACGTTATTACGTGAAGGATGAAACGATAGCGGAAGATTTGGTGCAGGATGTGTTTGTGAAGATGTGGGAGTTACGGGAACAATGGAAGGGTGTGGAAAACTTTTCGGCTTATATTTATCAGATGGTACGTTTCCGGTGCTTTAATTATTTGCGAGGTGAAAAATTAAGAGAGGAGATGATGCGTTCGTATAAGGAAGAGAAGCTAAGTATCGTGGAAATTAATCAATATATTGAAGAGGAGATCTTTCGGTTGGTAAACCAAGCTATGGATTCATTGCCGTCGACATATAAACAGGTGATTACATTGACGTTGGAGGGATATCGAGTGAAAGAAATTGCCGAGAAGTTGAATGTTGGCGAGGAGACGGTGAAGAAACGGAAGCAAGCTGCTAAGCAGGTGTTGAAAGAGAAGTTAGGAAAATTGTATGTTTTTTTATTACCTTTAATCTAA
- a CDS encoding FecR family protein, with product MFENYSEVVVLLVKALQHELTVEEEARVRAWREECEENEALYAKVMSSDFMKMKTEQRERVDAVSAYMQVKKCCKKRLRVRKWRRVSVVAASVLLLWGVWFYSGTEFLSSGDVLTEEGAEIIASGSKAELILSDGECVILGKGQLDSVWMHEGMEVHSTEERVSYVGERQCGEDSLSVELQYNILRVPRGGEYSVVLGDGTLVCLNSESELRYPVRFDGEERQVFLRGEGYFEVTKDPDHPFVVEVENARIEVLGTTFNVCSYEEEEQVVTTLVEGMVRLSSENQSVVLIPNEQGILDKEGHLIKMEVDVFPYVAWQKGLFVFQQQPLERVMQVVSRWYDVEVVFRNEKTKKISFTGNMRRYSNFEQTVRMLEKTGGLIFNIEGRTIYITEK from the coding sequence ATGTTCGAGAATTATTCAGAAGTGGTGGTGTTGTTGGTGAAAGCGTTACAACATGAATTAACGGTAGAGGAAGAAGCCCGGGTTCGGGCTTGGAGGGAAGAGTGTGAAGAAAACGAGGCGTTATATGCGAAAGTGATGTCCTCTGATTTTATGAAGATGAAGACTGAACAGAGGGAACGAGTGGATGCCGTTAGTGCTTATATGCAGGTAAAAAAATGTTGTAAGAAACGTTTACGGGTGCGGAAATGGCGTCGCGTATCCGTGGTAGCCGCTTCGGTTCTTTTGCTTTGGGGAGTGTGGTTTTATTCCGGGACAGAGTTCTTGTCGAGTGGGGATGTGTTGACGGAGGAGGGGGCGGAAATTATTGCATCGGGTTCGAAGGCCGAGTTGATTTTATCTGATGGCGAGTGCGTGATATTGGGTAAGGGGCAGTTGGATTCGGTGTGGATGCACGAGGGAATGGAAGTACATTCAACAGAGGAACGAGTGAGTTATGTCGGCGAGAGGCAATGTGGGGAGGATAGTCTATCGGTAGAGTTACAATATAATATTTTACGGGTTCCGCGAGGAGGGGAGTATTCCGTGGTGTTGGGTGATGGCACGTTGGTTTGTTTGAATTCAGAATCGGAATTGCGTTATCCAGTACGTTTTGATGGAGAGGAGCGGCAGGTGTTTTTACGGGGAGAGGGGTATTTCGAGGTGACGAAAGATCCGGATCATCCGTTTGTGGTAGAGGTGGAGAATGCTAGAATCGAGGTTTTGGGAACGACTTTTAACGTGTGCAGTTACGAGGAGGAAGAACAGGTGGTGACGACGTTGGTCGAGGGGATGGTGCGTTTGTCGTCGGAAAATCAAAGTGTGGTATTGATTCCGAACGAGCAAGGTATTTTAGATAAGGAGGGGCATTTGATCAAGATGGAGGTGGATGTGTTTCCGTATGTAGCTTGGCAAAAAGGATTGTTTGTATTTCAGCAGCAACCTTTGGAGCGGGTGATGCAGGTGGTTTCTAGGTGGTACGACGTGGAGGTCGTGTTTAGAAACGAGAAGACAAAAAAGATTTCATTCACGGGAAATATGCGACGTTATAGTAATTTTGAACAAACCGTGCGTATGTTGGAAAAGACCGGTGGATTGATTTTTAATATAGAAGGTAGGACGATTTATATAACCGAAAAATGA
- a CDS encoding SusC/RagA family TonB-linked outer membrane protein gives MVKMKHGALFSKRGLWVICRKVMFVIFLSSSFLTRTYAQDEKVSFEVQNAKLTEIISILEKSTGYTFLYQDEQVAAVKNLTFRFTNERLSVVLTKCLAGTNLVWSVEDKTIVLKREEKVGAQQQQVKSRKVSGRVFDETGQPLPGVTVMIEGTKLGTTTRVDGAYSIECSDSKNLVLLYSFMGMKSKRVVVGDKSVIDVKLEEDVTELEETVITGIYTRNIETFTGSVSTFKAEDLKQIGPQNVLRSLSVLDPSFIITENRAQGSNPNALMDISINGKINVTDLSQEYSTDPNQPLFILDGFETTLEAIQDLNMDRVESISILKDASATAIYGSRAANGVVVVETLKPKQGQLRFSYTGNFTVGWADLSDFNLMNAAEKLEYEKLAGAYKDANGVNLDKNGEIINESQRARYYARLKLVKEGYDTYWMNEPLRTAFTQGHNVFVDGGDRTFLYGVGISYNNTQGVMKKSSRDVLNGNIRLSYRVKDLSFSNQTMIGKTKAVNNPVDFSAYSQMNPFYAKRTVDGEVPKYVYRESLAGVNNYDYIWNPLWDYQQASTNETNTWSITNNFQIEYRFLTYFRVRGNLQYQMSKSEAERFRSPNETFFAKTDADKKGTYTKNSSSNNSITGRLNLTFGRSFGDHTVNGVAGMQFSDKNQESYGFGAQGYTTDQFSSPNFSSSYVTGKPSASDSKSRSVSYYFNANYAYNMRYLIDFNLTTNGASQFGINDPFATTWAVGVGWNVHNEHFLADSKVINYLKLRYSLGNPGNQNYDAKLSSSIYMYNTAHSNPFGLAAWVETWGNNNLKWQRTVTHNFGLDVQFFASRLNLNVDYQMRDTDPLLVRIDMPTSTGAATAPMNVGATDNRSISVSMTYYLIKQREFNWYISGNLNHNTTKYKKIGNLLQEYNERGQASASLLRYYDNASTTGVYAVRSAGIDPATGNEIFIKKDGSYTYEWKQEDEVLIGDSNPKVQGSFQTSLVYKGFTFGASFSYRVGGLTQLSTLFNKVENISSSQLKYNQDKRALYDRWQKPGDIARFKRIDDTNSTKMSSRFIEKENTFSCNSINIGYRTTNADWLKYIGASAINFTAYMNDIFRISSIKEERGTSYPFERSVSFSIGLNF, from the coding sequence ATGGTAAAGATGAAACACGGAGCGCTTTTTAGTAAAAGAGGCTTGTGGGTGATATGTCGTAAGGTGATGTTTGTCATCTTCTTGTCATCATCATTCTTGACAAGAACATACGCTCAAGACGAGAAGGTCTCTTTTGAGGTGCAGAATGCAAAATTGACGGAGATTATTTCTATTTTGGAGAAGTCGACGGGATATACTTTTTTGTACCAGGATGAGCAGGTGGCCGCGGTGAAAAACTTGACATTTCGATTTACGAACGAGAGATTGAGTGTGGTGTTAACGAAGTGTTTGGCTGGGACAAATTTGGTATGGTCGGTAGAGGATAAAACTATTGTATTAAAACGCGAGGAAAAGGTCGGTGCGCAACAGCAACAGGTGAAATCTCGAAAAGTGTCAGGGCGTGTGTTTGATGAAACGGGGCAACCGTTACCGGGGGTGACTGTTATGATTGAGGGAACTAAGTTGGGGACAACGACACGAGTGGATGGAGCGTACTCGATAGAGTGTAGTGATTCCAAAAATCTCGTATTGCTGTATTCATTCATGGGGATGAAAAGTAAGCGGGTGGTTGTCGGGGATAAGAGTGTGATTGACGTGAAGTTGGAGGAAGATGTGACGGAGTTGGAAGAGACGGTGATCACGGGTATATATACGCGTAATATCGAGACATTTACCGGTTCTGTGTCAACATTTAAAGCAGAAGATTTGAAACAGATTGGTCCGCAGAACGTGCTTCGGAGTTTGAGCGTTTTGGACCCGTCGTTTATTATCACGGAGAATCGGGCGCAGGGATCTAACCCGAATGCGTTGATGGATATCAGTATTAATGGTAAGATTAACGTGACGGATTTGTCGCAAGAGTATAGCACGGATCCTAATCAACCGTTGTTTATTTTGGACGGTTTCGAGACGACGTTGGAGGCTATTCAAGATTTGAATATGGATCGCGTGGAGAGTATTTCTATTTTGAAGGATGCTTCGGCCACGGCAATTTACGGGTCGAGGGCTGCTAATGGTGTGGTTGTCGTGGAAACGTTGAAGCCGAAACAGGGACAGTTGCGTTTTTCTTACACTGGAAATTTCACGGTGGGTTGGGCTGATTTGAGTGATTTTAATTTGATGAATGCGGCCGAGAAACTGGAATACGAGAAACTGGCTGGGGCGTATAAGGATGCAAACGGTGTCAATTTGGATAAGAACGGAGAAATTATCAATGAGTCTCAACGAGCACGTTATTACGCCCGTTTGAAATTAGTGAAAGAGGGATATGATACGTATTGGATGAACGAGCCTTTGCGTACGGCTTTTACACAGGGGCATAATGTGTTTGTCGATGGTGGAGATCGGACGTTTCTTTATGGTGTGGGAATTTCTTATAATAATACACAAGGGGTGATGAAGAAGTCAAGTCGTGATGTCTTGAACGGGAATATCCGTTTGTCTTATCGAGTAAAAGATTTGTCGTTTTCGAACCAAACGATGATCGGAAAAACCAAGGCCGTGAATAATCCGGTGGATTTCTCGGCGTATTCTCAGATGAACCCGTTCTATGCTAAGCGTACGGTTGACGGAGAGGTGCCCAAGTATGTGTATCGGGAGAGTTTGGCCGGGGTGAATAATTATGATTATATTTGGAATCCTTTGTGGGATTACCAACAAGCAAGCACGAATGAGACGAATACTTGGAGTATAACGAATAATTTCCAAATCGAGTACCGTTTCTTGACCTATTTCCGCGTACGCGGTAATTTACAATACCAGATGTCGAAGTCAGAAGCGGAGCGTTTCCGTTCTCCGAACGAGACGTTTTTTGCCAAGACCGATGCGGACAAGAAGGGAACTTATACCAAGAATTCATCTTCAAACAATTCAATTACAGGACGTTTGAATTTGACTTTTGGTCGTTCTTTTGGCGATCATACGGTGAACGGGGTAGCCGGTATGCAGTTCTCGGATAAAAATCAGGAATCTTACGGTTTTGGGGCTCAAGGGTATACTACCGATCAGTTTTCCAGTCCGAATTTTTCCTCCAGTTATGTAACAGGAAAGCCTAGTGCTTCGGATAGCAAGAGCCGGAGTGTTAGTTATTATTTTAATGCGAATTATGCTTACAATATGCGTTATTTAATAGATTTTAACTTAACGACGAATGGAGCATCTCAGTTTGGTATTAACGATCCGTTTGCGACGACTTGGGCTGTGGGAGTTGGGTGGAACGTGCATAATGAACATTTTTTAGCTGATAGCAAGGTGATTAATTATTTAAAGTTACGTTATTCATTGGGTAATCCCGGTAACCAGAATTACGATGCAAAGTTGTCGTCCAGTATTTACATGTATAATACAGCTCATTCCAATCCTTTTGGGCTCGCTGCTTGGGTGGAAACGTGGGGTAATAATAATTTGAAGTGGCAACGTACGGTGACGCATAATTTCGGGTTGGATGTTCAATTTTTTGCGAGTCGTTTGAATTTGAATGTTGATTACCAGATGCGTGATACCGACCCGTTGTTGGTGCGCATTGATATGCCTACTTCAACCGGGGCGGCGACCGCACCGATGAACGTGGGTGCTACCGATAACCGTTCTATTTCCGTGAGTATGACTTATTATTTGATTAAGCAACGGGAGTTTAACTGGTATATCAGCGGTAACTTGAATCATAATACTACAAAATACAAGAAAATAGGTAATTTGTTGCAGGAGTATAATGAGCGCGGACAAGCTAGTGCTTCTTTATTGCGTTATTATGATAATGCCAGCACGACGGGAGTTTATGCCGTACGTTCTGCGGGTATAGACCCGGCAACCGGTAACGAGATTTTTATCAAGAAGGATGGTTCGTACACGTATGAATGGAAGCAGGAGGACGAGGTGTTGATTGGAGATAGTAACCCGAAGGTTCAAGGTTCTTTCCAGACTTCTCTGGTGTATAAGGGATTTACTTTCGGAGCGTCGTTCTCTTATCGGGTGGGAGGTTTGACTCAGTTATCAACCTTATTTAATAAGGTTGAGAATATTAGTTCTTCCCAGTTGAAGTATAATCAGGATAAGCGGGCTTTGTATGATCGCTGGCAGAAACCGGGTGATATTGCTCGTTTTAAACGTATTGATGATACGAATTCGACCAAAATGAGTAGCCGTTTTATCGAGAAAGAGAATACGTTTTCGTGCAATTCTATTAATATCGGTTATCGCACGACAAATGCTGACTGGTTGAAGTATATTGGGGCTTCGGCAATTAATTTCACGGCATACATGAATGATATTTTTAGGATTTCTTCGATTAAGGAGGAGCGTGGAACCAGTTATCCGTTCGAGCGTTCGGTATCATTCTCGATAGGGCTTAACTTTTAA
- a CDS encoding RagB/SusD family nutrient uptake outer membrane protein — MKLKNIFKFLAVAGTLALSTTSCSDWLDVKMNDKIMENTLFSTNNGFMIALNGVYMGMIDVYGEDLSLGVIDVMAQYYNMVSGNHNYKVFANYQFNDDAFKNKSNNIWTKMYALVANINGLLVHCDEENSALSEEYYPIVKGEALALRAMIHFDLLRLYGPSYNENTKSMITIPYQNEAKRDITPLRSAEYVLERVIEDLEEAVRLLKDNDPVFTTGVGNAVTSDDGLERADFTYRQLRLNYFAVQTLLARAYLWKGDKATAYRIAKEEVIDKNMVDENEMIFPWTTPEQVEAEDKNDLLFSSEVFFAIYNSSRSKLNSSYFVPALQLTSRLTFMGSSPSNSQIPVFYDDPDNDWRASLTWAVYTTTGDPKDDDDDDDDGEKVDANSSLYFLKYADAGREAELDGTETYLYMIPLIRLSEAYLIAAECAATPEEALEYLVAIREHRNCHMPIMATSSDEVRELVTKEFAREVIGEGQLFFYYKRLNLTTFFNGSEIGGTYEMLTDNYKWPLPDVEVDKRGSTNN; from the coding sequence ATGAAACTAAAGAATATATTTAAATTTTTAGCGGTGGCGGGGACATTGGCATTGTCGACTACCTCTTGTTCCGACTGGTTGGACGTGAAGATGAACGATAAGATCATGGAGAACACACTCTTTTCAACGAATAACGGTTTTATGATTGCTTTGAACGGGGTGTATATGGGTATGATTGATGTGTATGGTGAGGATTTGAGTTTGGGGGTGATTGATGTGATGGCTCAATATTATAATATGGTGAGCGGTAACCATAATTATAAAGTATTCGCTAATTACCAGTTTAATGATGACGCATTTAAAAATAAGTCTAATAATATTTGGACGAAAATGTATGCGTTGGTAGCGAATATTAACGGGTTGCTTGTGCATTGTGACGAGGAGAATAGTGCGTTGAGTGAGGAGTATTACCCTATCGTGAAGGGGGAGGCTTTGGCATTGCGTGCTATGATTCATTTCGATTTGTTACGACTTTACGGGCCGTCTTATAATGAAAACACGAAGTCGATGATTACAATCCCGTATCAGAATGAGGCAAAGCGTGATATCACTCCGTTGCGTTCAGCCGAGTACGTGCTTGAGCGGGTGATCGAGGATTTGGAAGAAGCCGTTCGGTTATTGAAAGATAATGATCCTGTTTTTACCACAGGAGTGGGTAATGCGGTGACTTCCGATGATGGGTTGGAACGAGCGGATTTTACCTATCGTCAGTTGCGTTTGAATTATTTTGCTGTACAGACTCTTTTGGCACGGGCTTATTTGTGGAAAGGGGATAAGGCAACGGCTTATCGCATTGCTAAAGAGGAGGTGATTGACAAGAATATGGTGGACGAAAATGAGATGATTTTCCCGTGGACGACACCGGAGCAAGTGGAAGCTGAGGATAAAAATGATTTATTGTTTTCTTCTGAAGTCTTTTTCGCGATTTATAATTCTTCTCGTTCGAAGCTTAATTCGAGTTATTTTGTTCCGGCTTTACAGCTAACTTCTCGCTTGACTTTTATGGGGAGTAGTCCTTCCAATTCTCAGATTCCTGTTTTTTATGATGATCCGGATAATGATTGGCGTGCTAGTTTGACATGGGCTGTATATACTACGACGGGAGATCCAAAAGATGATGACGATGATGATGACGATGGTGAAAAAGTGGATGCCAATAGTTCCTTGTATTTCTTGAAATATGCGGATGCTGGTCGTGAGGCTGAATTAGATGGAACGGAGACGTACTTGTATATGATTCCTTTGATTCGCTTGAGTGAGGCTTACTTGATTGCGGCGGAATGTGCGGCAACTCCCGAAGAGGCATTGGAGTATTTGGTTGCTATCCGGGAGCATCGGAATTGTCATATGCCTATCATGGCAACATCTTCGGATGAAGTAAGAGAATTGGTGACGAAAGAGTTTGCCCGGGAGGTGATTGGTGAAGGACAATTGTTTTTTTATTATAAACGTTTGAATTTAACGACGTTTTTTAATGGATCGGAGATCGGTGGTACTTACGAGATGTTGACTGATAATTACAAATGGCCGTTACCGGACGTGGAGGTTGATAAACGAGGTTCGACAAACAATTAA
- a CDS encoding DUF4843 domain-containing protein, translated as MKIYTCKLMIFLWVIGGLLVAGCERKEVMEYEGVDGIYFDVQYGASHGNESLWARQNYTYVSFGTLEAEEADVTMKVGISGSIKDYDRPFRVEIVQDSTNAIPEEEYTGFTEEQVIKAGENHAYVTLKVFRTARLTHDTARIQFRIEPGEHFTLPFSEVGQIPGRWNDTKTQFATGGDPAVHDVFFNNILQRPLGWGANEYSSYFGTFSPAKYQYLMDVTGYTKAHFEQLGAITQGGRGTKIRQTAVTDLQRRFNLGYARLQKGDADGWEEWLLEDRGTMMWVPGISWWNEETLPEELVKKYYKPQANE; from the coding sequence ATGAAGATATATACTTGTAAATTAATGATATTCCTATGGGTGATAGGAGGTCTTTTGGTAGCTGGTTGTGAAAGGAAAGAGGTGATGGAGTACGAGGGGGTGGATGGTATTTATTTTGACGTGCAGTATGGTGCGTCTCACGGAAACGAGAGTTTATGGGCCCGCCAGAATTACACGTACGTTTCATTCGGTACGTTGGAAGCGGAGGAAGCCGATGTTACGATGAAGGTGGGAATTTCGGGTTCTATTAAGGATTATGACCGTCCGTTCCGGGTGGAGATCGTTCAAGACAGTACGAACGCTATTCCGGAAGAGGAGTACACGGGGTTCACGGAGGAGCAGGTGATCAAGGCGGGAGAGAATCATGCGTATGTAACCTTGAAAGTTTTTAGAACGGCTCGGTTGACGCATGACACGGCTCGTATTCAGTTCCGTATAGAACCGGGTGAACATTTTACCTTGCCTTTTTCGGAAGTGGGGCAGATACCGGGAAGATGGAATGATACGAAAACTCAATTTGCGACGGGAGGAGATCCGGCCGTTCATGATGTGTTCTTTAATAATATTTTGCAGAGACCGCTTGGTTGGGGTGCTAATGAGTATTCCTCGTATTTTGGGACTTTTTCTCCCGCGAAGTATCAATATTTGATGGATGTGACGGGATATACCAAAGCTCATTTCGAGCAATTAGGAGCGATAACGCAGGGAGGTCGCGGAACTAAAATCAGGCAAACTGCCGTAACGGATTTGCAACGTAGATTTAATTTAGGATATGCCAGACTCCAAAAAGGAGATGCAGATGGCTGGGAAGAGTGGTTATTGGAGGATAGAGGTACCATGATGTGGGTTCCCGGAATCTCTTGGTGGAACGAAGAGACTCTGCCTGAAGAGTTAGTGAAAAAATATTACAAACCTCAAGCAAATGAATAA